DNA from Gemmatimonadota bacterium:
TCGTCCAACGGATGGCTCGGCTGCGTTCCCGCGCGCCGTAGCGCGTCCTCCTTGGCCTGCGCTTCCCTGGCTCGCGCCTGCGTCGCCGCCTGCCGCTCCTTGAAGCGCTTGCTCCAGTCGATCGGCGTGAGGCCGAGCAGGCGGTCGTAGACCAGGTACGGAATGAAGTCGCGCACCTGCGTCCCATTCAGGTTCGTCAGCACGACGACGCCGATGGAATCGCTTGGCAGGAAGTTGAGCTCTGCCGAGAAGCCGTCGATGTTCCCGCCGTGGTGCACGAGGCGGTGTCCGCGGTAGTTGTTGAGGAAGAGCCCCATCCCGTAACTCTCGTCGCCCAGTTCATTCCACTCGCCGGTGGGGGGGACCGGGGGGCGCGGCATGAACATCTGCGGCGACTGCATCTCGCGCGCATCCTTGGCGGCGATGACTTCTGTCCCGTTGTAGGTTCCCCCCTGCATGTGCATGGTGAGGTACTTGGCCATCTCCTCCACGCTGGCGTTGATCGAACCGGCCGGCCCGACAGCATCGAGATTCCGGTAGGGGACCTTCACCACCGAGTCGTTGTCGGTCTGGCCGGAGAGGGCGTAGCCGAAGGCATAGTCTGCCGAGCGTTGGAGGTCGGCGACCGACAGGTCGGCGGTCGACATGCCAAGCGGCGTGAAGATCCGGTCCTTCACCACCTGCTCCCACGTCGTCCCGTTCAGCTTCCCCGAGAGGTAGCCGGCGGTCATGAACATGAGATTCTGGTACTGCCAGTAGCTGCGGAACGGGCGCGTCGGCTCGAGGTAGCGCATGCGCTGGTACAACTCCTCGCGCGTGAACACGCCCCGGCCCCAGAGCAGGTCGTGCCGCGGAAGCCCGGAGCGATGGCTCACGAGGTCGCGGGGCGTCATCCCCTCCGTAGCAACGGCATCGTACAGGCGGAAATCGGGGAGGTACTCGCGTACCGGCTTGTCCCAGTCGAGCGCCCCCTGCTTCACCTGCGTGGCAAGCCCGGTGACGACAAACGACTTGGTGACGGAGCCGATGGCGAACTTTGTCGTGGCCGTCACCGGCGCCTTGGCGGCGACGTCCTTGTAGCCGTAACCCTTGGCGAGGATGACCTTCCCCTTGTGGACGACGGCGATGCCGACGCCGGGGACCCGCCAGGCCTTGAGGACCGAGTCGATCTGGGCGTCGAATCGGGCGTCGAGGGCGGGAGGCGCAGCGGGGCGGCGCTGGGCAAGGGCCGGGGTGGCCACCGGCACAGCGGCCAGCAGGGCGAGGATCGCGTGACGGACTGGGCGCATGGACACCGGGAGAGCGATTGGGGAACAGGACGAGAGGCGACGTTGCAGCTCACGGAGCGCATTGCCGTCAACGGCAGCGGGCGGGCGGTGTGGAGCCATGGCGTCCGCAATCGCCCGGGCGCTGACGCCCACTACGGTACCACCGATCGGCCCCTGCCACCACGGCGCGCGCGCGATTCCCGACCGCGGTGCCTCGGACATCACGTCAGGGGCGGCGAGTGCGACGGCGGCCAGCCCGGCGAGCGTGACGAACCCCGGCTCGCGCCCCCGCGAACACGGGCGTCACGCCACGCGCACTGGTACGACAACCGGTGTCGCCTGATGCCCCGTGAGGGCAAGGAATCGGTCCACGCCGTCGCGGTTGATCACCAGCGTCGCCGTGTTCACCATCGGATGGCAGCGCCACGCATCGCGTTCCCACACGTCGCGATCCACGAGGAGCACCACGTCGTGCGTGGGGTCGTTCGCCAGCCCAAAGAGCGACACCGCCCCCGGCGTCAGGCCCAGGAACTTGAGCAGCCGTTCCGGGGAACCGAGGCTCAGGTTGTCGGCCCCGATGCGCGGCGCCAACGCCTTGAGGTCGACCGCCTTCTCACACGACGTCACGAGCAGCCAGTGACGAC
Protein-coding regions in this window:
- a CDS encoding serine hydrolase, which encodes MRPVRHAILALLAAVPVATPALAQRRPAAPPALDARFDAQIDSVLKAWRVPGVGIAVVHKGKVILAKGYGYKDVAAKAPVTATTKFAIGSVTKSFVVTGLATQVKQGALDWDKPVREYLPDFRLYDAVATEGMTPRDLVSHRSGLPRHDLLWGRGVFTREELYQRMRYLEPTRPFRSYWQYQNLMFMTAGYLSGKLNGTTWEQVVKDRIFTPLGMSTADLSVADLQRSADYAFGYALSGQTDNDSVVKVPYRNLDAVGPAGSINASVEEMAKYLTMHMQGGTYNGTEVIAAKDAREMQSPQMFMPRPPVPPTGEWNELGDESYGMGLFLNNYRGHRLVHHGGNIDGFSAELNFLPSDSIGVVVLTNLNGTQVRDFIPYLVYDRLLGLTPIDWSKRFKERQAATQARAREAQAKEDALRRAGTQPSHPLDEYVGTYTHPGYGPVTIAREGDRLQLAFMGLSFPMEHYHFDTFRLVPPPGNPLLAGFRWKVTFAADRDGDVVSLNAPVEPALPRGVSFARPKPKR
- a CDS encoding prolyl-tRNA synthetase associated domain-containing protein, with the translated sequence MPIETPYTDATLCELLWANAIAFTRGDHPAVFTCDEADRLVPAELVGVQTKNLFLRDGKGRRHWLLVTSCEKAVDLKALAPRIGADNLSLGSPERLLKFLGLTPGAVSLFGLANDPTHDVVLLVDRDVWERDAWRCHPMVNTATLVINRDGVDRFLALTGHQATPVVVPVRVA